The Sabethes cyaneus chromosome 1, idSabCyanKW18_F2, whole genome shotgun sequence DNA segment AGtggtgttttcgaacggaatgtgttgcgcaccatctacggcggattgcagatggaagacggaacgtggaggaggcgaacgaaccatgaattgcatccgCTGCTTAGGGAAttacccatcgctcacaccgcaaaaatcggtcacctgcgatgggctgggcacgtcgtgaggatgtcggacgacagcccggttaaaaaagttctcaataacgatcctaCTGGAACGAAACGGCGGAGCGCACAGCGAGAAAGatagatcgatcaagtggaaggcgacctgcggaccctacgcagactacgtggttGGCGAATTggggccatggaccgagtggaatggagacgacttcttcgtacagcagagaaaaccacggcctggagctgatttaGAAGAAGTTTACTGCGTGACATCAATCGAAATCTACTCGTATGGCAGCTTTTCTAGATGACGACGGTCAGAGCGGTTGATGTCACGATCGCTTGTTCTAAGTATAGGCGTCCCATCAACAAAATCTGCCTGCCTATCGAAGACGACCGAGAATCTTTGTAATCTGTTGATACAATTTGTAGACGGCTTGCTGGTGTTGTAAAAATTCAAAACCCTCTAACCCTCTTACCTTCTAATTCtaacaattgcaattttggaGCATCGTCACAAAGGCCTTTTTCGGGTTCAATCCGAAGAGTTAGTCGCTTAACTCTTTTTCCTTGTAATGCAAGTTTGCCCCAATTTGGCGCTGTAGAAAATATAACCGGTTGCTCAGTTATTACTGTTTAGTAGCATTTTCGAGTAAAACTCATTCAAAGCTctgtaaaaatgaattcgctTTAATAGACAGGGAAGTTCTGTAATCTTAGAATAAATTTATAAAGATAAGTATATATACTATGACAAAATTTATTCGATTTCTTCGTTAGGGCTTTTTACTATTTTCAATAGAGTGGTACTATATGCTTAAATAAAATGTACTGCGCTTCGCCCATTCCTACTTACATATTTTCTAAAGATACAGCATTAAGTTAGTGTAATATACCAAATATAATTTGCTTTAATTTACTGCTAAGGcttaaatcaatattttttaatttgggTACAATAAATTTGCTAGTAAAACTGAGTTAATTTCTTTATGATTTCTGCGGGACTTGCAAAAAAGTAACAATACGTATTTTTCCTATCAGTCCGTGCATCGCTATTGTTAGCTTGGTACACTGTCTGTTACTTGATTTATTATCTCTATGGTGGGGATGATTTAATCAGTTTCTAGTCGCTCCGCCACACACAGAAAATCGCTTTGATTTACTAATGCACAATGCTTTTTAtcctttttattttataaacgTAATAGACTGACTATACAaaaagaaaattggaaaatcCTACTAATACCAACTACGAGAAATTAGCAACCTACTTATATAATTCGCCTTTTTTCCAAATCGCTATTGGATTGGAGCACACTGTACGAGAATAAGTctgaatatttatatttatgtatTGGCTAAACTATGTTAATTCTTCACATACTTCCACAGAGTGCAACAACTAGTGTCGTAAAATAGCAATAATATTAGTGGTAAAACAACTAGGTAGCCCTGCTTGCGCTAGTGTTCAATGTTCGCAACCTGGCGACCAGTCGAGGCAAACGAGATATGAGCAACAAAATGCgagattttacaaattcacgCAAATGAGACGGAAAATGAATGCTTGTCAGTCGGCTATAATGCAATAAATTTGCAATTACACAATTTCAACAGATTGGCCACCTGATGGTCCAATGTTCAGCAACACAAGATTCAACTGAGCattgcaaagtgttttgcaatgTTGCTTATATAGTGAGATTGTAACGAAACTGTCACTGCttgttatttttagaaaaattatgCGATGCCCAATTTAGTGATGTTTTCCACGAGTTTGCCAACGCTTCACTAAACTTTGATCTAAAATGTTCACGAGCTTCCGCATCTGGCCTATCTAGTACCTGTAAATTTAGGAAGAAATGATTATCTCGAACAATTAGGCAGTGAAATAGTGTAATGAATTTACCAGAGTTTCACGCAGATAGTTCAAATCCTTTTCGGATGATAACTCTGGAAGACCAGTAGATATCATCATGGCAAAAAGCGATAAAATTAAGCATCCGTGCTTCCTTAGGATAAGAAATGCCTGTGTACAAAAAAAGAGTATTAGTTTAAATAACGCTACGATATTCATAACTTGCTTACTTCTTCGCAAAGATGCTGAAACTGTCTGAATTCTTGCGCTTCTCGATCGGTACGACCCTTGTTGATTACGTAAACAAAATCGTGTGTCAGTACGAATGGAACTCTTTCTCGACGAAATCCAAATTTCTCCTTGAAGTGGCCAAGGATGTGTCCAAAATCAATATGAAACAACTGACCAGTCTTTTTTACCATTATATTGTCTGAATGACGATCGGCCACCCCTAACACATACGTTGCAACACAATATCCAGCGCAACTGAGAGTAAATTCTTGTACCGCTTTAGCTTGCATTTCCTCCGTTGTGTTATGTTCTTTTAGCCACGCTAATAGTGAACCTTTTTTAAACGGCGAGGTGGCTGAGAACATGCCTTTCTCTTTCTGAATATTTGCAATAGTCTCAGCATTTAGTACGACTTCAATAATTCCTAATCGCCGATCTGTGCTTATACAGCTATATGGGTTCATGCGAAAATCGTACCCGTGGCTTTTCCAAATGCGATCCATAATTCGTAACATCTGCAACGTAAGCATATCTTGTCGAAGATCATCACcgtttttaaaaatcatatttatATCGTCTCCGTTAATATCATAATTTTGATAGACGATCCATAAAGGCCGCATCTTTGAGTCCATCACCTTACATTTTTCTGTTCGGACAGCTTTACATCGGAAACTCGGATTTAGCGGACTTATAACATCGGACATTGCTTCGGCAACTGACCGTTCTTGTAAATATTCAATCAACAGCGATTTTCCCTTCTCTTTACTACCTTTTTTTACCAACTCCGAGCTTTGTTGCAGTTTCCGCAGGCACTGCATCTGTTTCAGCAGAATTGCCACATGCTCTTGACTCCCTTTCAAATACGCCTCCAAGATCAATCCAAAACGGACTTGGACGGAGGGAACCTGAATCTCCGAACGCAAATGCCAGAAGAAAAAATGACCGATGTGCTGATTGTTGCGGGAGCGTAACAGCAGAAAGTCAACGAGATCACAATACAGGTAAGACTCATGTTTCATTGCTTGCACCAATTGCAACAGATAAAGCAGCAACTCACTGTCCTGTATCGTGCGTAGACATTTGACGGCATATCGTCTGACGTACTGATCAGCGTATGCATAATCTAATAACTCTAGCGCCCGTTCCACCGGCAGTAAGGGCCATTCTTGCAGGAGCGAAGTAATTTCGGCAATCTGAAATATTGAATATAATAAGTTAGATAAGAAAAAAACACTTTGCCTTGTACACTATTGATATATTAATAAATACATTATATCACGTCGGACAATCACTGATCGCAAATCTAAACTAGTTAGGAAACATCACTGTCAGTCACTGGCGTGGAGCTTAACTATATACACCATAGGGGTCCTATCTATCGTAATCGTATAGTAATATATAGATAAGCATATTTCGAAAATTGTCAACGAAAATGTATGTGGAGGAGCATGATACACAGTAAACGAGAAAgggtttccagacaaactgacgcggctaatTCAGCTACCCTGGGGCGAGGGATGTGCTACGTGCATCAGAAACTTTGGGACAGCGAAGACAATCAACGCCATACTGAAAACTGAAGCTAGCAGAATAGAGCTAAAAATCAATGCGCTGAAAATCAAATAtaatatggtaggaagaggttccAAAGAAACCgatgtttgcctcccacggacagcaactattgacggcgataaacatgaagtagttgatgagttcatattttCGGAGTCCCTGGTCACCATCGGCAATAATacaaggagattcaacgacgcagcCGTATGAACCACGAATGGCAGGtattacttggagagattcccagaTTCCCTTCATATcgacaccagaaatagaggcACCTAACGTGTAAATATGGCCCGACTAGTTCGAAACTAGTTCGCGAGTGTCGAGACatttaacgaattggcgacgcgTAGCCTTGGGCCGAGTACAATGGGGATAAGTTCAGAATACAGCACGAGCCATTCCGGTTCTATACTGCTGGAGGAAGAGGTGGAAGGGTTAGGTACGTTAGGTACTTCAACCCTCGAAGACAGATGTGAAGAAACACCGAGAAACAgtctaagcattgccacgagggagaatttggacAAGTATCGATGAGCGTGGAATTAGTTAACTACGACTCTGTGGAGGAAACAGCgctagaaggaggacagagattgtgaagaattgtaacaactattccgggttaaTAACAAACACGTTCAAGTTCTATGTGAAGGTGAACAAATCGCGAAAGGGATTGGATGAGGGAAACCTGGTCATAAACGAGTGCGAGCTAGTCGATAGGTAAAAGCAGTTcgtcgatgagcatctcaacagtAGGATAACAGTAGACGGCCGAACGGAAGTTAATCTGGTTGTAACCTGACTTCCAATATCGAGGAGATCCTCGAGATCCCGATATTGGGCACTAACAGAGCCCTTAGAAAAGCCCGACTGCAGGCAGAATTCTACAAATACGGTAAGGAACGACATTTTCTTAGATAATTTCTAGGGTATGGGAAGAGAAGAAACTACAGGAGGAATTGATGGAATGAGTGGTTTTTCGTATATCTAAAAAAAGGGACGATCAATTCGATTGCTGTGATTACCGCGGCGTAATGGCTACAAGGCgctctcccagatcttgttacatCATCAACCTTTTATAGCAATAAAAGATAAATGACAGTATCAGGCTGGCTATCCGTAGTATATATAGATCAAATTTGCACACTCCAACAAATCTCAGAATGGTTTGATGCGTGACCTCAAGAAGCTGAACGCCTTGCTCAAGAAGAGAAAGCCTTGCTATATGCAATATTACTCAGGGGCGACTCGCATGTTCAACCTGCTGCAATCAGTCGGATAAAAATATTTAAGATCTAACGATTACAATAATATAGCTCTCTCTaaaatgttgtacataaaagagtcatagcctgaaactgaaacaaatagtttttatgctcgcattggcCAGTCAACATgtcaagtcaagcagttaaaccgagtagtctagtcgagtagtaagtcgagcagccgatttgaatagtcgaatcaagcagtcgagttaagtcgaaaagttgattcgagtagttcagtcgagcaattgaattgagctgttaagtcgagcagttaaatcgagtaatctagtccagcagttgaatcgagtggttggTTCGAGTagtatagtcgagcagttaagtagagcagttgaatcgaaccgACTCGAATAGTCAaattaagcagttgagtcgagcagtcgagtcaggCAGTTCAGCCAagtagtcaaatcgagcagttgagtcgaataaTTGGATCGAGCGGTTGTttggagtagtccagtcgagcagtctagtcgaacagttgagcaAGCGAGCAGCCCAGCAGAAGACCAGTGAGGTAATTGAGAATAGAACCCAttgctacactgagaaaacttttcgtagtttctatgtgtttcacacaaagattttttccatgtgcccagtaaatgaactttatgtgccaaacagttaccatttatgtgtttttaaaatttacctttaaaatttgcacatactattcatatgcatataattttcatgtgtacttctgggcggattgtgtttatatgtggcacataataatcataaggattttcatatggaaattttccattagttatgtgcggattattttgagtgtacgaaagcatgacgtcctatcAGAGGCCTGTTTtcagttaccgataagcctcttatgacgtcccgTCAGAGACCTgattttggctacagacaagcctcttatatatgtAGAagataagattgctgaactaagtattgctctatctttagtaATTACGGCGCATTcccagtagagatggtcgggtagcggaaaatttgcccgaaacccgcacccgtacccgtacccgccgggttcgggtcgggttcgggtattgaaaaaaaataatttgcgggttcgagtcgagtacgggttcttaatttttgtttttgaaaccgggtacggctcgggtcgggtatctctattgaccacatttaacactaaagatggtcgggtacccgggcccgtcccgtacccgtcgggttgcggtcgggttcgggtatcaaaaataataaacttgcgggttcgggtcgggtacgggtttttaattttttttttgatcgggtacgggtcgggttcgggtatttaaattttcatacccgaccatctctaattccCAGTTTACACCGGGTGGTGTACCAAGAGCGCTCTCTGCGTACTACcgagtgtgaactgggagtgcgccgtaaatacctAAGCAATACTTAGTTCGGCAATCTTCtagatcagcggttcccaaccttttttcggttcgcgaccctgacggatttccctatactgttctgcagcgaactaaagttttggcgaacccccatttgcgGGGGTTCCTGTTCTAGATAGTAATTGAATAACTCGCTTAAGTAGTGCATAAAATTAAACCGtgtcaattcaaaaatcgtaaaaacaaACGGTGTAAAAAAACTTAAGTATATCGTGAAGTTGCCGTTAAACAGGACGATACTATGGCGTATGTGGTTAAACTTGGTCCCCGTAGCGATGGTGTCGTTTCCCTGTGAGCTTCAATAATTTGTAAAACGATTTGTATAGAATGTGTCACAAGGTACTCAGGCAGgtaaacaggcaacaggcatgGAAGTTTTGTTGGAAGTAGCAATAGATCATAAGGTATGGTAATTGACAATCACGAGGGAAATTATATAAAGCTCTTGTGGAAGACCCGTCGGCCGTTGAAACAATTGTCTAATGATGAGTTTAGGATGTACAATCAAGTCATATTGGAACTTTACAATCTTTTAACTATTTGAATATATAAAGACCAAAACTTACCTCATTTCTATTATTCCACTCAACACAGTACAGTAAACACGGTAATCCATCTGGCTCCAGCATCATACACTCTCGTCGCTTCGCCCAAATCGCATTACGATCCTGCTCGTGAATATCGTTCAGTCGTTCGTTGTGCATGTACTGCATCAGAATTTCTTTAATCGGTCGAACTTCTTCGGCGCTATCACGATTCAGATTTCTATTTATTCGTCTCATCTTAGCCGCGTGATCTATAAGTTGATCTTCCGAAGGATATACTATAATTTTATTATCCTCATTGTAGTTGTGAAAACTTAGAATAATGGAGGAACATTCATCTCGTCGCGGATTTGGTTCCACTGTTCCCAGCGGATGCAGAACATCCTCTGATTGCAAATCTTCAGCGTATGTCCAAGTATAGAGTGTGACAGCTCCTGCTTTCAACTGATGTTTATAGTCATATAACATTGTATTGACCCAAGCAATAGGATTCATGAAGCCGTCTTTAGTTCGGCGGGCCCGAACACCAACTCCTTTCGCCGTTCTTACGTTTTCATATATCACTAGACATAGCCTGGCCATTCTAGGAACGTTTTTCACTTTGATATCAAAAACAATAGTCTCCTCCCAAACAGCTTTACCATTATTCAGTGATACTAGTTTCGTTTTCACAGGTTTGCATAGGGATTTACCGCCATGAAACAAGCCCAGCTGAATTCCTACTTCCACATTACGATTAACATCGCAGTTTAGATCAGCTATACCATGAACTGCGCATTGAAATTGTTCTTCAATGTCCCAACTAGTGATATACTTAACCTTTCGTAGTGTATGCGATGGCTGCTTGCTTCCTGTACTGTTAGATCGTTGCGTAATTTCCTCGGGAATTTCATAGATGTTGTCTTTGAATACCTCTACATTGCGCAGTAACTTTGGCACAAATGTGGGCGTTTCTTCGCGTGACAACGAATCCTGTACATATTGAAAGTTTATAATCGGGTGGTCGCCAAACATATACTCCTCTCTGCCGCACACTTTCAAAATAAAATCGGAACTGTTTTCATTCCGCGTATTGGCGGCGGATATTTGTTTTTTCTCTAGAATTCGTTTTATTACTTCATCCGGTGTTGCTTTACATGGGATTTTGACCGTGACCTACGACAGACAATTACAATATAAAAATTGGGACGATAAACTGGTGCCGTCAACTTACCTGCATATCAGTGCTCTTTGCCACAACACAAAAATCTCCGTTGGTTATCCGTTTTTTCACCACTTCCGGGATATGTGCACTGTTGACTAGCTTTGGCGGATACTGATAGGCTATCCGCTCCATTCTGTTCATGAGAGCACGCTTGTTGGCCACTTCCTCACCGATGCAGCTCATCTTGGTCCGAAAGTCATTGACCTCTGGATTTTTCAGTGTTTTTTCCGACAGCGTCTTACCCAGCAGTGTTGTAATGTTGTTATTCAGTTTGTTATTGACAGACACTTGCTTTTCTACGAAACGAAATATTCCGAACACCGGTTGGACGTCGACCAATCGTTTATTTTCATCGTTCATCAGCTCGTAAGTGTTGTTGCTGTTCAAGGTGCTCAAGAAGTACATTGACTTGTCGCCGAGGTGACAGTACAATGGGTAACGCTCTGCTTCTTCCCATACAtcctgaaatgaaaaaaaaaaatggtttgaATATGGCAGCTATATGTGTAACGTTTTTGATAAATACGATAAATCAGCGGATAAAACAAATCGGAAGGGTTCCGTTTTAGAGAAGACCGCGTTGCTGACGTAGTACCTACTATACTTTAGTTAGGCTTTTCCGACGTAACTTGATCTTGAATCAGAATTTCGATTTAGCCTTACATATGAACGACTTGGGCTAACGCTGGAGCCAGAGGCTCAAGCTGGGCTTGGGTTCAGGCTTGGGCTGAAAATTAGACTgtaacttgaacttggatttagTGTTGGACATAAACTTAGACGTGAACATTGGCTTGCCTATGCGATACTTGTCAAATTTCATCCTTCCAGGCATATGATGTAGTAGAATCAAATGTGTAGCTTGTACGGATGTTTTCCAAGCAACGATATCTAAGCTAAGGAGACTAATCAAAAGTGCAAACTTAGGTCCAAGTCTAGAATTTATGTATTCTAGCTACAATAAAAGTTCCCAATTTAATATCTTGTCATATCCCTAGGTTCATTAATAGCAAGTCAGTAACGCTCATATATCTATAGTGGACAAAAACCAGTCATGTGcgatactatactatactacatCATACTATACAGTACTAGCACCACAAGACAAACAACGACATTATGATCGACTTTGAGTTTATTTTTAGCTTGCCTCCCTGCTGGATGTATGGATAAGCTATTTTCGTTTTACGATACCTAGTCATTCACAGTTTCGCAGAATGTTTTATTTACGCCATCGGCG contains these protein-coding regions:
- the LOC128739965 gene encoding phosphatidylinositol 4,5-bisphosphate 3-kinase catalytic subunit beta isoform; translated protein: MGLSFNYDFWTNPDDTTEVTFFLPNGVLIILKYSIFARLQDLKADVWEEAERYPLYCHLGDKSMYFLSTLNSNNTYELMNDENKRLVDVQPVFGIFRFVEKQVSVNNKLNNNITTLLGKTLSEKTLKNPEVNDFRTKMSCIGEEVANKRALMNRMERIAYQYPPKLVNSAHIPEVVKKRITNGDFCVVAKSTDMQVTVKIPCKATPDEVIKRILEKKQISAANTRNENSSDFILKVCGREEYMFGDHPIINFQYVQDSLSREETPTFVPKLLRNVEVFKDNIYEIPEEITQRSNSTGSKQPSHTLRKVKYITSWDIEEQFQCAVHGIADLNCDVNRNVEVGIQLGLFHGGKSLCKPVKTKLVSLNNGKAVWEETIVFDIKVKNVPRMARLCLVIYENVRTAKGVGVRARRTKDGFMNPIAWVNTMLYDYKHQLKAGAVTLYTWTYAEDLQSEDVLHPLGTVEPNPRRDECSSIILSFHNYNEDNKIIVYPSEDQLIDHAAKMRRINRNLNRDSAEEVRPIKEILMQYMHNERLNDIHEQDRNAIWAKRRECMMLEPDGLPCLLYCVEWNNRNEIAEITSLLQEWPLLPVERALELLDYAYADQYVRRYAVKCLRTIQDSELLLYLLQLVQAMKHESYLYCDLVDFLLLRSRNNQHIGHFFFWHLRSEIQVPSVQVRFGLILEAYLKGSQEHVAILLKQMQCLRKLQQSSELVKKGSKEKGKSLLIEYLQERSVAEAMSDVISPLNPSFRCKAVRTEKCKVMDSKMRPLWIVYQNYDINGDDINMIFKNGDDLRQDMLTLQMLRIMDRIWKSHGYDFRMNPYSCISTDRRLGIIEVVLNAETIANIQKEKGMFSATSPFKKGSLLAWLKEHNTTEEMQAKAVQEFTLSCAGYCVATYVLGVADRHSDNIMVKKTGQLFHIDFGHILGHFKEKFGFRRERVPFVLTHDFVYVINKGRTDREAQEFRQFQHLCEEAFLILRKHGCLILSLFAMMISTGLPELSSEKDLNYLRETLVLDRPDAEAREHFRSKFSEALANSWKTSLNWASHNFSKNNKQ